Below is a genomic region from Streptomyces ferrugineus.
ACTTCTCGGTGAACTCGTCCGCGATCGAGCGGTCCACGAGGACGCGGTTCGCGGCCATGCAGACCTGGCCCTGATGGACGTAGCGGCTGAAGACCGCCGCGTCGACCGCGTAGTCGATGTCGGCGTCGTCGAGGACCACCAGCGCGCTGTTGCCGCCGAGTTCGAGGACCGAGCGCTTGAAGTGCGAGGCGCAGACGGTGGCGACATGGCGGCCGACCTTGTCGGAGCCGGTGAAGGAGATGACCTTCGGGATCGGGTGCTCGATGAAGGCGTCGCCGATCTCGGCGATGTCCGTGATGACGACATTGAGCAGACCGGCGGGCAGGCCCGCGTCCTCGAAGATCTTCGCGACCAGGGAGCCGCCGCAGATCGGCGTGTTCTGGTGCGGCTTGAGGACCACGGCGTTGCCGAGCGCGAGGGCCGGGGCCACCGACTTGATCGAGAGGAGGAAGGGGAAGTTGAAGGGGCTGATGACGCCCACGACGCCGACCGGGACGCGGTAGACACGGTTCTCCTTGCCGTCCACCGGCGAGGGGATGATCTTTCCCTCGGGGCGCAGCGCCAGGTGGACCGCCTCGCGCAGGAACTCCTTGGCGAGGTGGAGTTCGAACGCCGCCTTCAGCCGGGTGCCGCCGAGCTCGGCGATGATCACCTCGGCGATCTCCTGCTCGCGGTCCTCGATCAGACGCAGCGCCTTCTCGAAGACGGCACGGCGGGCGTACGGATTGGTGGTGGCCCACTGCTTCTGGGCGCGGGCGGCCGCCTTGTAGGCGTCGTCGACCTCGTCGACCGTGGCTATGGTGATCGACGCCAGCTTCTCGCCGTCGTACGGGTTGAAGTCGATGATGTCCCAGGAGCCGGTACCCGGACGCCACTCACCGTCGATGTACTGCTGAGCCAGCTCGGTGAAGTAGGACGACGACATGTGATCCCTCAATCCCTAGCAGACACCCGGTCGACTGATCACTCAAGCAGGATCGCCTTGATCGTCTTCACGGCCTGATCACACGTCATCGTACTTGTGTTTCAGGAGAGTTGAAGGAGTCCTCGGAGAAGATCCCGGCTCTCGTCCGGGCCCGGGCTGTCCTGCTGGAGCTCCTTCAGCGCCTTCTCGTACTGGGCGACGTCCTCGTGCTTGTCGAGGTAGAGGGCGCTGGTGAGCTGCTCCAGGTAGACGACGTCCGACAGGTCGGACTCGGGGAAGCTGAGGATGGTGAAGGCGCCGGACTCTCCCGAGTGGCCGCCGAAGCCGAACGGCATGATCTGCAGCCGTACGTTGGGCCGCTGGGAGACCTCGATCAGATGCTGCAGCTGGCCGCGCATCACCTCGCGGTCGCCGTAGGGGCGGCGCAGGGCGGCCTCGTCCAGCACGATGTGGAACTCGGGGGCGCTCTCGGCGACGAGGTACTTCTGCCGCTCCAGGCGCAGCGCCACGCGCTTTTCGACGTCGGCCGCGCTCGCGCCCTTCATACCGCGCCTGACGACCGCGCGGGCGTACGCCTCGGTCTGCAACAGGCCGTGCACGAACTGCACTTCGTACGCCCGGATGAGGCTGGCCGCGCCCTCCAGGCCGACATACGTGGGGAACCAGCTCGGCAGGACGTCGGAGTAGCTGTGCCACCAGCCGGCGACGTTGGCCTCGCGGGCGAGGGAGAGGAGCGAGGCGCGCTCCTGCTCGTCCGTGATGCCGTACAGCGTCAGCAGGTCCTCGACGTCACGTGTCTTGAAGCTCACCCGGCCCAGCTCCATACGGCTGATCTTCGACTCCGAAGCGCGGATGGAGTATCCCGCCGCCTCGCGCGTGATCCCTCGCGCTTCCCGCAGTCGCCTCAGTTGCGAGCCGAGCAGCATGCGCCGCACCACCGATCCGGGCTCTCCCGCGCTCACGTTCGCCAGCCTCCCCAACCGTCTTCAGGGCCCGCAGTCTGCCACTAAATCACTCCGAGCAGTACTCGTCCGATTACAGAGATGGAAAGAAGACAAGGATTCCTCGCAGGGAACGGTCTCCGGAAGGCAAGGAGAGCGGTTGAAGTTGGCGGAAAAAATGGCCAACAAGCGGTACGGGAGTGGCCAATTCGGTCACGTGCACGTGCATCTGCCCTTGCATCTGCTCTGCGCATCAGAAACCATGGTCCCGCGCAACCGCTGCATCGCAACGACCGCGAACTCCCGGGAGTGCCTCG
It encodes:
- a CDS encoding aldehyde dehydrogenase family protein, which translates into the protein MSSSYFTELAQQYIDGEWRPGTGSWDIIDFNPYDGEKLASITIATVDEVDDAYKAAARAQKQWATTNPYARRAVFEKALRLIEDREQEIAEVIIAELGGTRLKAAFELHLAKEFLREAVHLALRPEGKIIPSPVDGKENRVYRVPVGVVGVISPFNFPFLLSIKSVAPALALGNAVVLKPHQNTPICGGSLVAKIFEDAGLPAGLLNVVITDIAEIGDAFIEHPIPKVISFTGSDKVGRHVATVCASHFKRSVLELGGNSALVVLDDADIDYAVDAAVFSRYVHQGQVCMAANRVLVDRSIADEFTEKFVAKVKTLRAGDPRDPETVIGPVINSSQADALSATVEQAITEGATALVHGTTTDNLVEPSVLTGLPADSPLLRQEVFGPVAFLIPFDGEEEAVRLVNDTPYGLSGAVHTGNIERGVSFAKQIDTGMFHVNDGTVHDEPIVPFGGEKHSGLGRLNGETMLDSFTTMKWISVQHGRSGFPF
- a CDS encoding helix-turn-helix domain-containing protein, with translation MLLGSQLRRLREARGITREAAGYSIRASESKISRMELGRVSFKTRDVEDLLTLYGITDEQERASLLSLAREANVAGWWHSYSDVLPSWFPTYVGLEGAASLIRAYEVQFVHGLLQTEAYARAVVRRGMKGASAADVEKRVALRLERQKYLVAESAPEFHIVLDEAALRRPYGDREVMRGQLQHLIEVSQRPNVRLQIMPFGFGGHSGESGAFTILSFPESDLSDVVYLEQLTSALYLDKHEDVAQYEKALKELQQDSPGPDESRDLLRGLLQLS